In Archangium violaceum, the following are encoded in one genomic region:
- a CDS encoding PilZ domain-containing protein, translating to MSEKRKNTRVPLDIYMNKYMGGVPYMARAADISQEGVSLARLIEPEHDARRVGLQFQLPGSEEVIYAEGEVVREWVEAHPRKHERSGVRFTLLTERHRRMIDDYVTRSSEGH from the coding sequence ATGAGCGAGAAGCGGAAGAACACGCGGGTCCCCCTCGACATCTACATGAACAAGTACATGGGGGGCGTGCCGTACATGGCGCGCGCCGCCGACATCAGCCAGGAGGGTGTGAGCCTGGCGCGTCTCATCGAGCCCGAGCACGACGCCCGGCGGGTGGGGCTCCAGTTCCAGCTCCCCGGCTCGGAAGAGGTCATCTACGCCGAGGGCGAGGTGGTGCGCGAGTGGGTGGAGGCCCACCCGCGCAAGCACGAGCGCTCGGGCGTGCGCTTCACGCTGCTCACCGAGCGGCACCGCCGGATGATTGATGACTACGTGACACGCAGCTCGGAAGGACACTGA
- a CDS encoding LPP20 family lipoprotein, with translation MRRALWALVLAAPLSALAQGNGVDWQRQVLRVTGDGPPDVKASNPSQARLGAERSAKEDAFAELLEQVKGLRLRADRTVGDELAREETRRKVEDVLRGYKVIQQRYFSDSGVQLDVEVPLGALTAVLVTPASTLANTAAPAETKPAQTKKETKAKYTGLVVDARKLGMVPVLAPRLLDDAGQPLYGEETLSPEARKLTGVAGFFASLEQARKSALVGARPLVLEAARLQGSDLLLGPDAAKTLAGLEPSLLAEGRVAILIK, from the coding sequence TTGAGGCGTGCACTGTGGGCGCTCGTGCTGGCGGCTCCGTTGTCGGCGCTGGCGCAGGGCAACGGGGTGGATTGGCAGCGGCAGGTTCTCCGGGTGACGGGGGATGGGCCTCCGGATGTGAAGGCCTCCAATCCGTCCCAGGCGAGGCTGGGCGCGGAGCGCTCGGCGAAGGAGGATGCGTTCGCGGAGCTGCTGGAGCAGGTGAAGGGCCTGCGCCTCCGCGCGGACCGGACCGTGGGCGATGAGCTGGCCCGCGAGGAGACCCGCCGCAAGGTCGAGGACGTCCTCCGCGGCTACAAGGTCATCCAGCAGCGCTACTTCTCTGACAGCGGCGTGCAGCTGGACGTGGAGGTGCCACTGGGGGCGCTCACCGCGGTGCTGGTGACTCCCGCTTCCACTCTCGCCAACACCGCGGCTCCGGCCGAGACGAAGCCCGCCCAGACGAAGAAGGAAACCAAGGCGAAGTACACCGGGCTGGTGGTGGACGCGCGGAAGCTGGGCATGGTGCCCGTGCTGGCGCCCCGGCTGCTCGATGACGCGGGCCAGCCGCTCTACGGCGAGGAGACACTGTCCCCGGAGGCCCGGAAGCTCACGGGCGTGGCCGGATTCTTCGCGAGCCTCGAGCAGGCCCGGAAGTCGGCGCTGGTGGGCGCGCGGCCGCTGGTGCTCGAGGCGGCTCGGCTCCAGGGCTCGGATCTCCTGTTGGGGCCGGACGCGGCGAAGACGCTCGCCGGGCTCGAGCCGAGCCTCCTGGCCGAGGGCCGGGTGGCGATCCTCATCAAGTAA
- a CDS encoding PEGA domain-containing protein produces MASVMMARGGRLGRLGVMGLAGLWLGCASGPEQVDSPAAERAREMLRAVKSRRGNLLLQCEPSDAEVYLDGVVQGVCTDFGGGPSGLQVGGGLHRIDVKKDGYWPYTTYYEPSNARAGLTIRLKPMEPERGGTP; encoded by the coding sequence ATGGCGTCGGTGATGATGGCACGGGGTGGGCGGCTCGGGCGCCTGGGGGTGATGGGCCTCGCGGGGCTGTGGCTCGGCTGTGCCTCGGGCCCGGAGCAGGTGGACTCGCCCGCGGCGGAGCGGGCGCGCGAGATGCTGCGCGCGGTGAAGTCCCGCCGCGGCAACCTGCTGCTCCAGTGCGAGCCCTCGGACGCCGAGGTGTACCTGGACGGGGTGGTTCAGGGCGTGTGCACCGACTTCGGTGGCGGTCCGAGCGGGCTCCAGGTGGGTGGAGGGCTGCATCGCATCGACGTGAAGAAGGACGGCTACTGGCCGTACACCACGTATTACGAGCCCAGCAATGCCCGGGCGGGGCTGACCATCCGGCTGAAGCCGATGGAGCCGGAGCGCGGCGGCACCCCCTGA
- a CDS encoding AI-2E family transporter gives MSEGALSETEARRVDFAWSLGMVGSLALVFALLSVFGGVSVPVLLALGTAYVLNPIVTALERRGLNRTLGTSVVFTGCVLLLVGAVLYLIPVFREEAAKLPDFFLRSSERVVPQVEALLGRPLPDLLRQRMAELGGRASELLQSAGPTAARLVASFAGNTARFVATLLGLMVVPVLAFFFVQDYPHLVGLVKGLVPRRAVGLVSRRFSEVDDVLSAFVRGQVTVGAILSVLYSTGLGFARIDMAIVIGVIAGFGNMVPYLGTTLGVVLALLGLMLSWQGAWQLAVVAGTFLVAQMAEGLVITPKVVGDKVGLSSVSVIIAILAFGELFGFTGILLAVPTTAILKVVLSVVVERYQRTALYTGEGRGP, from the coding sequence CTGTCCGAGGGAGCGCTCTCCGAGACGGAGGCCCGGCGGGTGGACTTCGCCTGGTCGCTGGGCATGGTGGGCTCGCTGGCGCTGGTGTTCGCGCTGCTGTCGGTGTTCGGCGGAGTGTCGGTGCCGGTGCTGCTGGCGCTCGGGACCGCGTACGTGCTCAACCCGATCGTCACCGCGCTGGAGCGCCGGGGCCTCAACCGCACCCTGGGGACGAGCGTGGTGTTCACCGGGTGTGTGCTCCTGCTGGTCGGGGCGGTGCTGTACCTCATCCCCGTGTTCCGGGAGGAGGCGGCCAAGCTGCCGGACTTCTTCCTCCGGTCGAGCGAGCGGGTGGTGCCGCAGGTGGAGGCCCTGCTGGGGCGTCCGCTGCCGGACCTGCTGCGGCAGCGCATGGCGGAGCTGGGAGGGCGGGCCTCGGAGCTGCTGCAGAGCGCGGGGCCCACGGCGGCGCGGCTGGTGGCGAGCTTCGCGGGCAACACCGCCCGCTTCGTGGCCACGCTGCTGGGCCTGATGGTGGTGCCGGTGCTGGCCTTCTTCTTCGTGCAGGACTACCCGCACCTGGTGGGGCTGGTGAAGGGACTGGTGCCGCGCCGGGCGGTGGGGCTGGTCAGCCGCCGATTCTCCGAGGTGGATGACGTCCTGTCCGCCTTCGTGCGGGGTCAGGTCACGGTGGGCGCCATCCTCTCGGTGCTCTACAGCACGGGCCTGGGGTTCGCGCGCATCGACATGGCCATCGTCATTGGCGTCATCGCCGGGTTCGGCAACATGGTGCCCTACCTGGGGACGACCCTGGGCGTGGTGCTGGCGCTGCTGGGGCTGATGCTGTCCTGGCAGGGGGCGTGGCAGCTCGCGGTGGTGGCCGGCACGTTCCTGGTGGCCCAGATGGCCGAGGGGCTCGTCATCACCCCCAAGGTGGTGGGGGACAAGGTGGGCCTCTCGTCGGTGTCCGTCATCATCGCCATCCTGGCCTTTGGCGAGCTGTTCGGCTTCACCGGCATCCTGCTCGCGGTGCCCACGACGGCCATCCTCAAGGTGGTGCTGAGCGTGGTGGTGGAGCGCTACCAGCGGACGGCGCTCTACACGGGCGAGGGACGCGGCCCCTGA
- a CDS encoding uracil-DNA glycosylase, protein MAKSKEVGKGAAELARLQEEIITCRACPRLVEWREQVAREKRRAFRDWTYWGRPVPGFGDPRAELIIIGLAPAAHGANRTGRVFTGDRSGDFLFAGLHRAGFANQPRSEHREDGLALTGAYIVAPCKCAPPDNKPLPEELARCAPFLDREMALLPTRVVLTLGAIAWNATLAWLERAGGSIPTPRPAFGHGAELALPGGPVLLGCYHVSQQNTQTGRLTPAMFDAVMARARVLIENRQGT, encoded by the coding sequence GTGGCCAAGAGCAAGGAAGTGGGAAAGGGCGCCGCGGAGCTCGCGCGCCTCCAGGAGGAGATCATCACCTGCCGGGCCTGTCCCCGGCTGGTGGAGTGGCGGGAGCAGGTGGCCCGGGAGAAGCGCCGGGCCTTCCGCGACTGGACTTACTGGGGACGGCCGGTGCCCGGCTTCGGGGACCCGAGGGCGGAGCTGATCATCATCGGGCTGGCGCCAGCGGCGCACGGGGCCAACCGGACCGGACGTGTGTTCACCGGGGACCGCTCGGGGGACTTCCTCTTCGCCGGGCTGCACCGGGCGGGCTTCGCCAACCAGCCCCGGAGCGAGCACCGGGAGGACGGCCTCGCGCTGACAGGGGCCTACATCGTCGCGCCGTGCAAGTGCGCCCCGCCGGACAACAAGCCCCTGCCGGAGGAACTGGCCCGGTGCGCCCCCTTCCTGGACCGGGAGATGGCCCTGCTGCCCACGCGGGTGGTGCTGACCCTGGGGGCCATTGCCTGGAACGCGACGCTCGCCTGGCTGGAAAGGGCAGGGGGGTCCATCCCCACGCCCCGGCCCGCGTTCGGCCATGGGGCGGAGCTGGCCCTGCCGGGGGGCCCGGTGCTCCTGGGCTGCTACCACGTGAGCCAGCAGAACACCCAGACGGGCAGGCTCACCCCGGCCATGTTCGATGCCGTGATGGCCCGGGCCCGGGTGCTGATCGAAAATCGTCAGGGAACATGA
- the thrS gene encoding threonine--tRNA ligase, with translation MADQITVTLPDGTQKQAPRGTTIADFVRESIGAGLAKAALFARVNGQDMDLARPLDEDVKLQIFTSKSPEGLELIRHDAAHVVASAVQRLFPGTQVTIGPATEEGFYYDFFREKPFTPEDLEKIEEEANKEIAKNLPFVRTEVSMDDAIKLFDGKGEKFKVEIVKDIAAKGAKTLTLYTHGDWVDFCLGPHAPSTGKIGVIKLLSTSGAYWRGDHRNPMLQRIYGTAFFDKKALQEYLTRMEEARKRDHRKLGKELDLFHFHQFAPGSAFWTPKGTTLYNTLATFMRRLTNETGYVEIKTPLLFNKGLWEISGHWGKYKENMFLVLDSESGEHDFSLKPMNCPSHHIYYGFKKHSYRDLPLRLHTQDVLHRNEAAGSLGGLTRVRQFCQDDAHIYCMESQIADEVRRFVQLLDRVYSAVGLKYAVKLSTRPENRLGTDEQWDRAEGGLKSALESLGLQYELKPGDGAFYGPKIDFDVSDSIGRKWQLGTMQLDYQAPERFDLTYVGDDNAEHRPVVLHRAIYGSFERFIAILIEHYAGAFPAWLAPVQGVLVTVADRQMDYARKVRDQLRAKGYRIELDERGLTLNAKIRDAQMQKIPFTLVIGDNEVEGGAVSPRRYGGEDLKTMKLETFEALLEKEAAWPS, from the coding sequence ATGGCGGATCAGATCACGGTGACTCTCCCCGATGGCACGCAGAAGCAGGCGCCGCGGGGGACGACCATCGCGGACTTCGTTCGCGAGAGCATCGGGGCGGGCCTGGCCAAGGCCGCCCTCTTCGCGCGCGTGAATGGCCAGGACATGGATCTGGCGCGTCCGCTCGACGAGGACGTGAAGCTGCAGATCTTCACCTCCAAGAGCCCCGAGGGCCTGGAGCTCATCCGGCACGACGCCGCCCACGTGGTGGCCAGCGCGGTGCAGCGCCTCTTTCCGGGCACCCAGGTGACGATCGGCCCGGCGACGGAGGAGGGCTTCTACTACGACTTCTTCCGCGAGAAGCCCTTCACGCCCGAGGACCTCGAGAAGATCGAGGAGGAGGCCAACAAGGAGATCGCCAAGAACCTCCCCTTCGTCCGGACCGAGGTGTCCATGGACGATGCCATCAAGCTCTTCGATGGCAAGGGCGAGAAGTTCAAGGTCGAGATCGTCAAGGACATCGCGGCCAAGGGCGCCAAGACGCTGACGCTCTACACCCACGGCGACTGGGTGGACTTCTGCCTGGGGCCCCACGCGCCCAGCACGGGGAAGATCGGCGTCATCAAGCTGCTGTCCACCAGCGGGGCCTACTGGCGCGGAGACCATCGCAACCCGATGCTCCAGCGCATCTACGGCACGGCCTTCTTCGACAAGAAGGCGCTCCAGGAGTACCTCACCCGGATGGAGGAGGCCCGCAAGCGCGATCACCGCAAGCTGGGCAAGGAGCTGGATCTCTTCCACTTCCACCAGTTCGCGCCGGGCTCCGCCTTCTGGACCCCCAAGGGCACCACGCTCTACAACACCCTGGCCACCTTCATGCGCCGGCTCACGAACGAGACCGGCTACGTGGAGATCAAGACCCCGCTGCTCTTCAACAAGGGCCTGTGGGAGATCAGCGGCCACTGGGGCAAGTACAAGGAGAACATGTTCCTCGTGCTCGACAGCGAGTCCGGGGAGCATGACTTCTCGCTGAAGCCGATGAACTGCCCCAGTCATCACATCTACTACGGCTTCAAGAAGCACAGCTACCGCGACCTGCCCCTGCGCCTGCACACCCAGGACGTGCTGCACCGCAACGAGGCGGCCGGTTCGCTGGGCGGTCTCACCCGCGTGCGCCAGTTCTGCCAGGACGACGCCCACATCTACTGCATGGAGAGCCAGATCGCCGACGAGGTCCGGCGCTTCGTGCAGCTGCTGGATCGCGTCTACAGCGCGGTGGGGCTCAAGTACGCGGTGAAGCTGTCCACCCGTCCCGAGAACCGTCTGGGCACCGACGAGCAGTGGGACCGCGCCGAGGGCGGCCTCAAGAGCGCCCTGGAGAGCCTGGGCCTGCAGTACGAGCTCAAGCCGGGCGACGGCGCCTTCTACGGCCCGAAGATCGACTTCGACGTGTCCGACAGCATCGGCCGCAAGTGGCAGCTCGGCACCATGCAGCTCGACTACCAGGCCCCCGAGCGGTTCGACCTCACCTACGTGGGCGACGACAACGCCGAGCACCGCCCGGTGGTGCTGCACCGCGCCATCTACGGCTCCTTCGAGCGCTTCATCGCCATCCTCATCGAGCACTACGCGGGCGCCTTCCCGGCCTGGCTGGCCCCGGTGCAGGGCGTGCTCGTCACCGTGGCGGACCGCCAGATGGACTACGCCCGCAAGGTGCGCGACCAGCTCCGGGCCAAGGGCTACCGGATCGAGCTGGACGAGCGCGGACTCACACTCAACGCGAAGATCCGCGACGCCCAGATGCAGAAGATCCCCTTCACCCTCGTCATCGGAGACAACGAGGTGGAGGGTGGGGCGGTGTCCCCCCGGCGCTACGGCGGTGAGGACCTCAAGACCATGAAGCTCGAGACCTTCGAGGCCCTCCTGGAGAAGGAAGCCGCCTGGCCGTCGTGA
- the infC gene encoding translation initiation factor IF-3 translates to MEGFHIARDQRTNRRIRAREVRVVGPEGEQLGVLTIEQALDRAQSAGMDLVEVNPMAKPPVCKIMDYGKFKYEEKKRASEAKKKQVVVHLKEVKLRPKTEEHDYEFKVRNVRRFLEDGDKAKITIMFRGREITHKELGSAILDDVIKDLKDVAVVEQMPRMEGRQMFMIIAPNPKVAQRARDLARQQAAAAEAAAKEGGRKPEAKSEAKPEGAPVVAKPEGQAVANAPAAAPAAGAPAAQSGGTK, encoded by the coding sequence CTGGAGGGCTTTCACATCGCTCGCGACCAAAGAACGAATCGCCGTATCCGTGCTCGGGAGGTCCGCGTCGTAGGACCGGAAGGCGAGCAGCTTGGCGTCCTTACGATCGAGCAGGCCCTGGATCGGGCTCAGTCAGCGGGCATGGACCTCGTCGAGGTCAACCCGATGGCCAAGCCGCCGGTCTGCAAGATCATGGACTACGGCAAGTTCAAGTACGAGGAGAAGAAGCGGGCCTCGGAAGCCAAGAAGAAGCAGGTCGTCGTCCACCTGAAGGAAGTCAAGCTCCGCCCGAAGACGGAGGAGCACGACTACGAGTTCAAGGTCCGCAACGTGCGGCGCTTCCTCGAGGATGGGGACAAGGCGAAGATCACCATCATGTTCCGTGGTCGTGAGATCACGCACAAGGAACTGGGATCGGCCATCCTGGACGACGTCATCAAGGATTTGAAGGACGTGGCGGTGGTGGAGCAGATGCCGCGCATGGAAGGGCGGCAGATGTTCATGATCATCGCCCCCAACCCGAAGGTGGCGCAGCGGGCGCGAGATCTGGCCCGGCAGCAGGCGGCGGCGGCGGAGGCGGCGGCGAAGGAGGGTGGCAGGAAGCCCGAGGCAAAGTCCGAAGCGAAGCCCGAGGGGGCTCCGGTCGTCGCCAAGCCCGAGGGGCAGGCGGTCGCCAATGCTCCGGCGGCTGCTCCCGCGGCGGGCGCTCCGGCGGCACAGTCTGGCGGGACGAAATAG
- the rpmI gene encoding 50S ribosomal protein L35: MPKLKTRSGAKKRFQVKKSGQVKFAKAFGKHLFTHAKSQKLKREHRGTGHLKDMDAKKVIKELFPFGAN; encoded by the coding sequence ATGCCCAAGTTGAAGACCCGTAGCGGCGCCAAGAAGCGCTTCCAGGTGAAGAAGTCCGGCCAGGTGAAGTTCGCCAAGGCCTTCGGCAAGCACCTCTTCACCCATGCCAAGTCCCAGAAGCTCAAGCGGGAGCACCGCGGCACCGGGCACCTGAAGGACATGGATGCCAAGAAGGTGATCAAGGAGCTCTTCCCCTTCGGGGCGAACTAG
- the rplT gene encoding 50S ribosomal protein L20 has product MRVKKGFKARRRRNRILKLAKGYRGRRKNCYKRANQAVERALDYASRDRAARKRNFRSLWIVRINAAARTVGLSYSRLIAGLAKNKVALDRKVLADMAVADPAGFAAVANIAKAA; this is encoded by the coding sequence ATGCGCGTCAAGAAGGGTTTCAAGGCTCGTCGCCGTCGTAATCGGATTCTGAAGCTGGCCAAGGGTTACCGCGGCCGCCGCAAGAACTGCTACAAGCGGGCCAATCAGGCCGTGGAGCGCGCGCTGGATTACGCCAGCCGTGACCGCGCCGCGCGGAAGCGCAACTTCCGCTCCCTGTGGATCGTCCGCATCAACGCGGCCGCCCGCACCGTCGGTCTTTCCTACTCCCGGCTGATCGCCGGTCTGGCCAAGAACAAGGTCGCCCTGGATCGCAAGGTCCTCGCCGACATGGCCGTGGCCGATCCCGCCGGTTTTGCCGCCGTCGCCAACATCGCGAAGGCGGCCTGA
- the pheS gene encoding phenylalanine--tRNA ligase subunit alpha — MRDRLQALADAARREISVASDPSAVEALRIRYLGKKGELSGVLGGMGKLPPDERRALGEVANQVKAEIEKLLADAVQRVEEAALEAELRGPKLDVTLPGRAVAPGSRHPVSRTMEEIVRTFQRLGFEVAHGPEIELDYFNFEALNLPKDHPARDMQDTFYVDEASLGHAKKADSPVLLRTHTSPVQVRFMLNRKPPFRAVMPGRVYRRDSDITHTPMFHQVEGLLVDKDVSFAELKGTLDAFVKAFFGSDTRTRFRPSFFPFTEPSAEVDISCTSCGGKGCRVCKQTGWLEVLGSGMVHPNVFKYSGYDPTEVTGYAFGMGVERIAMLRYRIDDLRMMFENDSRFLEQF; from the coding sequence ATGCGAGACCGCTTGCAGGCGCTCGCGGACGCGGCGCGGCGGGAGATCTCCGTCGCCTCGGATCCGTCCGCGGTGGAAGCACTCCGAATCCGCTACCTCGGCAAGAAGGGTGAGCTGTCTGGTGTCCTCGGCGGCATGGGCAAGCTGCCCCCCGACGAGCGCCGTGCCCTCGGCGAGGTGGCCAACCAGGTGAAGGCCGAGATCGAGAAGCTCCTGGCCGACGCCGTCCAGCGCGTGGAGGAGGCGGCGCTCGAGGCCGAGCTGCGTGGCCCCAAGCTGGACGTCACGCTGCCCGGCCGCGCCGTGGCCCCCGGCAGCCGCCACCCGGTGTCCCGGACGATGGAGGAGATCGTCCGCACCTTCCAGCGGCTGGGCTTCGAGGTGGCCCACGGGCCGGAGATCGAGCTCGACTACTTCAACTTCGAGGCGCTCAACCTCCCGAAGGACCACCCCGCGCGCGACATGCAGGACACCTTCTACGTGGACGAGGCCTCGCTGGGCCACGCGAAGAAGGCGGACAGCCCGGTGCTGCTGCGCACGCACACGTCCCCGGTGCAGGTGCGCTTCATGCTCAACCGCAAGCCTCCGTTCCGCGCCGTCATGCCCGGCCGCGTCTACCGGCGCGACTCGGACATCACCCACACGCCCATGTTCCACCAGGTGGAGGGCCTGCTGGTGGACAAGGACGTCAGCTTCGCCGAGCTCAAGGGCACCCTGGACGCCTTCGTGAAGGCCTTCTTCGGCTCGGACACGCGCACGCGCTTCCGCCCGTCCTTCTTCCCCTTCACCGAGCCCTCGGCCGAGGTGGACATCTCCTGCACCTCGTGCGGCGGCAAGGGCTGCCGCGTGTGCAAGCAGACCGGCTGGCTGGAGGTGCTCGGCAGCGGCATGGTGCACCCCAACGTCTTCAAGTACAGCGGCTATGACCCCACCGAGGTCACCGGGTACGCGTTCGGCATGGGCGTGGAGCGCATCGCCATGCTGCGCTACCGCATCGACGACCTGCGGATGATGTTCGAGAACGACTCGCGCTTCCTGGAGCAGTTCTGA
- the pheT gene encoding phenylalanine--tRNA ligase subunit beta yields the protein MKISVKWLGDYVALPASVDELARKLTAVGLEIEGLERPGEGLRGVVVAQIKESVQHPNADKLSVTKIDAGGKEPLQVVCGAKNYKVGDKVPLATLGTKLPNGVEIKQAPLRGVDSFGMLCSAKELGLSEDASGLLILPPELKPGTPIAEALGLDDVVLEVNVTPNRPDALSHLGVAREVAVATGGTLRPPQPKLAESGAPTSEKVKIRIEDPVRCPRYAARVIENVKIGPSPQWLQDRLKACGVRPISNVVDVTNFVLLEYGQPLHAFDLDRVAGQEIIVRTAKPGEKMTTLDGKERALEPEDLLICDRDRAQALAGVMGGSDSEVSAGTTRVLLESAHFQPSSIRRTSKRHGLHTEASHRFERGVDIDATIAAADRAAALIAELAGGTVAPGRVDVYPKPQPPRRVTLRYGRVEKVLGVAISEADCRRILGTLGFQAVEEGSGQTTFEVPRARVDVEREEDLMEELARVHGYDNIPARLPRGLAELAPEPAASEAERRTRQALSGVGLSEVVNYSFVAPRTLEVLGGKEQPVALLNPLSVEQSVMRTSLLPGLLENLSRSVRHQVDRVALYETGRAYFRDPEGGQGQRPATREVHRLAGLVWGLRGGRTWTQKDARADFYDAKGALEAVLHALHVEGVRFVPAEAPAFHPRACARVELADGTVLGHVGELHPRVIKGLELPRDVFVFEVDTAPLYSAARLVPAWGGLPRFPAVLRDLAVVVPVELQNDEVRRVILEVGGTLVEDALIFDVYTGKPIPEGRKNLAYAIRYRSPERTLTDAEVSAAHQRIITEVNQRLGGALRA from the coding sequence ATGAAGATCTCGGTCAAGTGGCTCGGAGACTACGTGGCGCTGCCGGCGTCCGTGGATGAGCTGGCGCGCAAGCTGACGGCCGTGGGTCTGGAGATCGAAGGCCTCGAGCGTCCCGGCGAGGGTCTGCGCGGCGTGGTGGTGGCGCAGATCAAGGAGTCCGTCCAGCACCCCAACGCGGACAAGCTGTCCGTCACCAAGATCGACGCGGGCGGCAAGGAGCCGCTCCAGGTGGTGTGCGGCGCCAAGAACTACAAGGTCGGCGACAAGGTGCCGCTGGCCACCCTCGGTACGAAGCTGCCCAACGGCGTGGAGATCAAGCAGGCCCCCCTGCGCGGCGTGGACAGCTTCGGCATGCTCTGCTCCGCCAAGGAGCTGGGTCTGTCCGAGGATGCCTCGGGCCTGCTCATCCTCCCGCCGGAGCTGAAGCCCGGGACGCCCATCGCCGAGGCGCTCGGGCTGGATGACGTGGTGCTGGAGGTGAACGTCACCCCCAACCGGCCGGATGCCCTGTCGCACCTGGGCGTGGCCCGGGAGGTGGCGGTGGCCACCGGGGGCACCCTGCGTCCGCCCCAGCCGAAGCTGGCCGAGTCCGGTGCGCCCACCTCCGAGAAGGTGAAGATCCGCATCGAGGACCCGGTGCGCTGCCCGCGCTACGCGGCCCGTGTCATCGAGAACGTGAAGATCGGCCCCTCGCCCCAGTGGCTGCAGGATCGGCTGAAGGCCTGCGGGGTGCGCCCCATCAGCAACGTGGTGGACGTCACCAACTTCGTCCTCCTCGAGTACGGCCAGCCGCTGCACGCCTTCGACCTGGACCGGGTGGCGGGGCAGGAGATCATCGTCCGCACCGCGAAGCCGGGCGAGAAGATGACCACGCTCGATGGCAAGGAGCGGGCGCTGGAGCCCGAGGACCTGCTCATCTGCGACCGGGACAGGGCCCAGGCCCTGGCTGGCGTGATGGGAGGCTCGGACAGTGAGGTGAGCGCGGGCACGACGCGCGTGTTGCTCGAGTCCGCCCACTTCCAGCCCTCGAGCATCCGCCGCACGTCCAAGCGCCACGGCCTGCACACCGAGGCCTCGCACCGCTTCGAGCGCGGGGTGGATATCGACGCCACGATCGCCGCCGCCGACCGGGCCGCGGCCCTCATCGCCGAGCTGGCCGGTGGCACGGTGGCCCCGGGCCGGGTGGACGTGTACCCGAAGCCCCAGCCGCCGCGCCGGGTGACGCTGCGCTACGGCCGCGTGGAGAAGGTGCTGGGCGTGGCCATCTCCGAGGCCGACTGCCGGCGCATCCTCGGCACCCTGGGCTTCCAGGCGGTGGAGGAGGGGAGTGGGCAGACCACCTTCGAGGTGCCCCGGGCCCGCGTGGACGTGGAGCGCGAGGAGGACCTGATGGAGGAGCTCGCCCGCGTCCACGGCTACGACAACATCCCCGCCCGGTTGCCGCGGGGGCTCGCCGAGCTGGCTCCCGAGCCGGCCGCCTCCGAGGCCGAGCGCCGCACCCGCCAGGCCCTGTCCGGGGTGGGGCTGAGCGAGGTGGTGAACTACTCCTTCGTCGCGCCGCGCACGCTGGAGGTGCTGGGCGGGAAGGAGCAGCCGGTGGCGCTGCTCAACCCGCTGAGCGTGGAGCAGTCGGTGATGCGCACCAGCCTTCTGCCGGGCCTGCTGGAGAACCTCTCCCGCAGCGTGCGGCACCAGGTGGACAGGGTGGCCCTGTACGAGACGGGCCGGGCCTACTTCCGCGATCCCGAGGGAGGGCAGGGCCAACGCCCGGCCACCCGCGAGGTGCACCGGCTCGCCGGCCTCGTGTGGGGTCTGCGCGGTGGGCGCACGTGGACGCAGAAGGACGCGCGGGCGGACTTCTATGACGCCAAGGGCGCACTGGAGGCCGTGCTGCACGCGCTCCACGTGGAGGGCGTCCGCTTCGTCCCCGCCGAGGCTCCGGCCTTCCACCCCCGCGCCTGCGCCCGGGTGGAGCTGGCCGACGGCACGGTGCTGGGCCACGTGGGCGAGCTGCACCCCCGGGTGATCAAGGGCCTGGAGCTGCCTCGGGACGTCTTCGTCTTCGAGGTGGACACCGCGCCGCTGTACTCGGCGGCCCGGCTGGTGCCGGCCTGGGGAGGGCTGCCCCGCTTCCCCGCCGTGCTCCGGGACCTGGCCGTGGTGGTGCCGGTGGAGCTCCAGAACGACGAGGTCCGCCGCGTCATCCTGGAGGTCGGTGGCACCCTGGTGGAGGACGCCCTCATCTTCGACGTCTACACCGGCAAGCCCATCCCCGAGGGCCGGAAGAACCTGGCCTACGCCATCCGCTACCGCTCGCCCGAGCGCACCCTCACCGACGCCGAGGTGAGTGCCGCGCACCAGCGAATCATCACCGAGGTCAACCAGCGCCTGGGTGGCGCCCTGCGCGCCTGA
- a CDS encoding integration host factor subunit alpha, giving the protein MTKADIIEGVYEKVGFSKKESAEIVELVFDTFKETLERGDKIKISGFGNFQVRQKKARVGRNPQTGKEIEISARRVLTFRPSAVLKAALNGEQIPENHSELDAAEDAAADAAEAAGLDPEDLDEALEEMEELEPMKASVGGMKAKAE; this is encoded by the coding sequence ATGACCAAGGCGGACATCATCGAAGGGGTCTACGAGAAGGTCGGCTTCTCCAAGAAGGAGTCGGCGGAGATCGTCGAGCTCGTCTTCGACACCTTCAAGGAGACGCTGGAGCGCGGGGACAAGATCAAGATCTCGGGTTTCGGGAACTTCCAGGTGCGTCAGAAGAAGGCGCGCGTGGGGCGTAATCCCCAGACCGGCAAGGAGATCGAGATCTCGGCCCGCCGCGTGCTGACCTTCCGGCCGAGCGCGGTGCTGAAGGCGGCCCTCAACGGCGAGCAGATTCCGGAGAACCACTCCGAGCTGGATGCCGCGGAGGACGCGGCGGCCGACGCGGCCGAGGCAGCCGGGCTGGATCCCGAGGATCTGGACGAGGCCCTGGAGGAGATGGAGGAGCTCGAGCCCATGAAGGCCTCGGTGGGCGGAATGAAGGCGAAGGCCGAGTGA